From the Candidatus Amarolinea dominans genome, one window contains:
- a CDS encoding amidase: protein MHEMTIQELQARMAAGTLTSRGLVEMYLARIAAIDRQGPTLNAIIEINPDALAIAAALDAERRQSGARGPLHGIPILLKDNIDTGDQMQTTAGSLALVGPPAPADAPLVSQLRQAGAVILGKTNLSEWANFRSSHSTSGWSSRGGQTRNPYALDRNPSGSSSGSAVAVTANLCAVAVGTETDGSITSPASVNGVVGIKPTVGLVSRRGIIPIAHSQDTAGPLARCVADAAILLGSLTAPDPGDPATLDRAGPVFQDYTPFLDRGGLAGARIGVARNFFGFNERVDRLLETCLEVLRREGAEVVDPAPVLTAGQFEESEALVLLVEFKADLNAYLAQRGPTTPVQSLAEIIEFNERHAEQTMPFFGQDLLHRAQAQGPLTGHTYQQALAINQQMARDEGIDATLRTHRLDAIVAATCTLAWLTDPINGDHYQGSCTSPAAVAGYPHITVPAGLISGLPIGLSFFGGAYQEPTLIRLAYAFEQATLARRRPEIGDWSKIDEVCVVCAAAV from the coding sequence ATGCACGAGATGACGATTCAAGAACTACAGGCGCGCATGGCGGCAGGGACGCTCACAAGCCGCGGCCTGGTGGAGATGTACCTGGCGCGCATCGCGGCCATTGACCGCCAGGGGCCAACCCTCAACGCGATCATCGAGATCAACCCGGACGCCCTGGCCATCGCGGCCGCGCTGGACGCTGAACGCAGGCAAAGCGGCGCCCGCGGCCCGCTGCACGGCATCCCCATCCTGCTCAAGGACAACATTGACACAGGCGATCAGATGCAGACCACGGCCGGCTCGTTGGCGCTGGTCGGTCCGCCCGCACCGGCCGACGCCCCTCTCGTCAGCCAACTGCGCCAGGCCGGCGCGGTCATCCTGGGCAAGACCAACCTGAGCGAATGGGCCAACTTCCGCTCGTCCCACTCCACCAGCGGCTGGAGCAGCCGCGGCGGGCAGACGCGTAATCCCTACGCATTGGATCGCAACCCGTCCGGCTCCAGTTCCGGCTCAGCCGTGGCGGTGACGGCCAACCTGTGCGCGGTGGCCGTGGGCACCGAAACAGACGGCTCGATCACCTCGCCCGCGTCGGTCAACGGCGTGGTAGGCATCAAGCCCACCGTGGGGCTGGTCAGCCGCCGCGGCATCATCCCCATTGCGCACAGCCAGGACACGGCCGGCCCCCTGGCGCGCTGCGTGGCCGACGCGGCCATCCTGTTGGGCAGCCTGACCGCCCCCGATCCTGGGGACCCCGCCACGCTCGACCGCGCCGGCCCCGTCTTCCAGGACTACACGCCGTTTCTGGACCGCGGCGGTCTGGCCGGCGCGCGCATTGGCGTGGCGCGCAACTTCTTCGGCTTCAATGAACGGGTGGATCGCCTGCTGGAGACCTGTCTGGAGGTGCTGCGGCGTGAGGGCGCCGAGGTGGTGGACCCCGCGCCGGTGTTGACGGCCGGCCAGTTCGAGGAAAGCGAAGCGCTGGTGCTCCTGGTCGAGTTCAAGGCCGATTTGAACGCCTACCTCGCGCAGCGCGGCCCGACGACGCCCGTGCAATCGCTGGCCGAGATCATCGAGTTCAACGAACGCCACGCGGAGCAGACCATGCCCTTTTTCGGGCAGGATTTGCTGCACAGAGCGCAAGCGCAAGGGCCGTTGACAGGTCATACCTACCAACAGGCCCTGGCGATCAATCAACAGATGGCGCGTGACGAGGGCATTGATGCCACCCTGCGCACGCATCGCCTGGATGCCATCGTGGCCGCCACCTGCACGTTGGCCTGGCTCACCGACCCGATCAATGGCGATCATTACCAGGGTAGTTGCACCTCGCCAGCAGCCGTGGCCGGGTATCCGCACATCACCGTGCCGGCCGGGCTGATCAGCGGCCTGCCCATTGGCCTCTCGTTCTTTGGCGGCGCGTATCAGGAGCCGACCCTGATCCGCCTGGCCTACGCCTTCGAGCAGGCGACGTTGGCGCGGAGGAGGCCGGAGATTGGAGATTGGAGTAAGATTGATGAGGTTTGTGTTGTCTGCGCGGCCGCCGTTTAG
- a CDS encoding TrmB family transcriptional regulator: MSERLQRQLGALGFTEYEARVYLALLQHHAASGYQLSKASGVPRSMVYEALGRLAQRGAILTLPEDAKGVRYAPLPPHELVAQMRQQFETCVDGLAADLTALAVPAEPAQIWNISGDAQIVQRAQAMIDAASAELYVGLHDRTLAPLQGALTAAQQRGVAVHALLFGENTLTVGEVRHHPQAETAVHRVGRGIVIVVADRQAALIGGTTEAASAAWTTNPHLVFVAREYIWQELFTQRLGQELPVEMLAHLAPLDRAVLGRE, encoded by the coding sequence ATGAGTGAGCGACTGCAGCGCCAGTTGGGCGCCCTGGGATTTACCGAATATGAAGCCCGCGTCTATCTGGCGCTGCTGCAACATCACGCGGCCAGCGGCTATCAGTTGAGCAAGGCGTCAGGCGTGCCGCGCAGCATGGTATACGAAGCGCTGGGACGCCTGGCGCAGCGCGGCGCCATCCTGACGCTGCCCGAGGACGCGAAAGGGGTGCGCTATGCGCCGCTGCCGCCGCACGAATTGGTGGCGCAGATGCGACAGCAGTTCGAGACCTGCGTGGATGGTCTGGCCGCGGACCTGACCGCCCTGGCCGTGCCGGCCGAGCCGGCCCAGATCTGGAACATCAGCGGCGATGCGCAGATCGTGCAGCGGGCGCAGGCCATGATTGATGCAGCCAGCGCCGAACTCTATGTCGGTTTGCACGATCGCACGCTGGCCCCGCTGCAGGGCGCCCTAACGGCCGCGCAGCAGCGGGGGGTTGCGGTTCATGCGTTGTTGTTTGGCGAAAATACGCTGACGGTCGGAGAGGTGCGCCATCACCCGCAGGCCGAGACCGCGGTGCATCGGGTGGGCCGCGGCATCGTCATCGTGGTGGCGGATCGGCAGGCCGCCTTGATCGGCGGTACGACAGAAGCAGCCAGCGCGGCCTGGACCACCAACCCCCACCTGGTGTTTGTGGCGCGCGAGTACATCTGGCAGGAACTGTTCACCCAGCGTCTGGGGCAGGAGTTGCCAGTAGAGATGCTGGCGCACCTGGCTCCACTCGATCGGGCAGTGCTGGGGCGTGAATGA
- a CDS encoding response regulator transcription factor has product MQTIVIIEDERDIAHVLRSYLTQAGFRALVAHDGRLGLDLTRREKPALVILDLMLPGLDGLDICRALRRDPDPAISETAILILTARVEETDRLIGLELGADDYVSKPFSPREVVARVRTILRRTQPRPDAAPARPLVIGDVRLDPTRRDVSVAGAAVELTPTEFDLLYLLMNDAGRPFTRMELLEKLQGDAYEGYERTIDVHVKNLRRKLGDASRNPRFLLTILNYGYKFADH; this is encoded by the coding sequence ATGCAAACGATTGTCATCATCGAAGACGAACGTGACATTGCCCATGTCCTGCGCAGCTATCTGACCCAGGCCGGTTTCCGCGCCCTGGTTGCGCACGATGGGCGCCTGGGGCTTGACCTGACGCGACGGGAGAAGCCCGCGCTGGTCATTCTTGACCTGATGTTGCCGGGCCTGGATGGCCTGGATATCTGCCGCGCCTTGCGTCGCGACCCTGATCCTGCCATCAGCGAGACCGCCATTTTGATCCTGACCGCGCGCGTCGAAGAAACGGACCGCCTGATTGGCCTGGAATTGGGCGCCGATGATTACGTCAGCAAGCCCTTCAGCCCGCGTGAAGTCGTCGCCCGTGTGCGCACGATTTTGCGTCGCACCCAGCCCCGGCCAGACGCCGCGCCGGCTCGCCCCCTGGTCATCGGCGACGTGCGCCTGGATCCCACCCGCCGTGACGTGAGCGTGGCCGGCGCCGCCGTCGAATTGACCCCCACTGAATTCGATCTGCTCTACCTGCTGATGAATGATGCCGGGCGCCCCTTCACACGCATGGAGTTGCTGGAGAAACTGCAAGGGGACGCGTACGAGGGCTACGAGCGCACAATTGACGTACACGTCAAGAACCTGCGCCGTAAACTGGGCGACGCCAGCCGCAATCCCCGCTTTCTCTTGACCATACTCAACTACGGCTATAAATTTGCCGATCACTGA
- a CDS encoding VIT1/CCC1 transporter family protein, which yields MAAAGSALVPARESHGLGARLSEIILGGQDGLVNTLGVILGVAAASQDIRIIIAGGLAATFAESISMGAVAYTSSLANADFYHAQMARERREIKEMPDLERQEIREIFQGWSFEGELLDKVVEHVSQHEAHWVDIMMAHELELQPVKNKGLLKTALWVGFSAVIGSLIPLSPFFFLAPAQGMIVALVLSALALFAVGYFKARITVGVPARSGLQMMVIGIASALAGYFIGSLFGAPAS from the coding sequence ATGGCAGCAGCAGGCAGTGCGTTAGTCCCGGCACGTGAAAGTCACGGCCTGGGCGCGCGTTTGAGTGAGATTATTTTGGGGGGACAGGATGGCCTGGTCAACACGCTGGGCGTCATCCTGGGTGTTGCCGCCGCTTCGCAGGACATCCGCATCATCATTGCGGGCGGGTTGGCGGCTACTTTTGCGGAGTCCATCTCCATGGGCGCGGTCGCGTACACCTCGTCACTGGCCAATGCCGATTTCTATCATGCGCAGATGGCGCGCGAGCGGCGCGAGATCAAAGAAATGCCCGATCTGGAGCGCCAGGAGATTCGCGAGATTTTCCAGGGCTGGAGTTTCGAGGGCGAGCTGCTGGACAAAGTGGTGGAGCATGTCAGCCAGCATGAAGCACACTGGGTTGACATCATGATGGCGCACGAGCTGGAACTGCAGCCGGTGAAGAACAAGGGGCTGCTGAAGACCGCGCTGTGGGTCGGCTTCTCGGCCGTCATCGGCTCCCTGATCCCGCTCTCTCCCTTCTTTTTCCTGGCGCCGGCGCAGGGGATGATCGTTGCCCTCGTGCTGTCGGCGCTGGCGCTGTTTGCCGTAGGCTATTTCAAGGCCCGCATCACGGTAGGGGTGCCGGCCCGCAGCGGCCTGCAGATGATGGTGATCGGCATCGCGTCCGCGCTGGCCGGATACTTCATCGGCTCCCTCTTCGGCGCACCGGCCAGTTAG
- a CDS encoding histone deacetylase yields the protein MPTTAYCYDAAERSHDLPGHPENRHRLESTLALLTQTGCLRQVQAVPCTPLSDERLLRVHPQQHVQRIETLAQQGGGYLDPDTYVRPGSALAARLAAGGLVNLTLAVLDGQAGNGFALLRPPGHHATAAEAMGFCLYSNVALAAATAQVERNLSRILIVDFDVHHGNGTQDIFYHDAGVLFFSTHQYPYYPGSGAINETGAGAGIGTTANVPLPPGVGDQGYAAIYAQILWPLARRFQPQLILVSAGYDAHWDDPLAGMTLSLTGYAHLVSELLDMAAELCAGKIVFALEGGYNLDVLAHGVNNTLWLLQDRQAVIQDLFGPAPRPERDISALLRGPRCMAWPPQLEP from the coding sequence ATGCCAACCACAGCCTATTGTTACGACGCGGCCGAACGCAGCCATGATTTGCCGGGGCACCCCGAAAATCGTCATCGTCTGGAGAGCACACTGGCCCTGCTGACGCAGACCGGCTGTTTGCGTCAGGTGCAGGCCGTGCCCTGCACACCGTTGAGTGACGAGCGCCTGCTGCGCGTTCATCCACAGCAGCATGTACAGCGCATCGAGACCCTGGCCCAGCAAGGCGGCGGTTATCTCGATCCAGACACCTACGTGCGCCCTGGCTCCGCCCTGGCCGCTCGATTGGCGGCCGGCGGTTTAGTCAATCTGACCCTGGCCGTGCTCGATGGTCAGGCCGGCAACGGCTTTGCCTTGCTGCGACCGCCGGGGCATCATGCCACCGCCGCGGAGGCCATGGGCTTTTGTCTCTACAGCAACGTGGCCCTGGCCGCGGCCACGGCGCAGGTGGAGCGCAACCTGAGTCGTATCCTGATTGTGGACTTCGACGTGCATCATGGCAATGGTACGCAGGATATTTTTTACCACGATGCAGGCGTCCTCTTCTTCTCCACGCATCAGTACCCGTACTATCCCGGCAGCGGCGCCATCAATGAGACAGGCGCTGGCGCCGGCATAGGTACGACCGCCAACGTGCCGCTGCCGCCAGGCGTGGGCGACCAGGGCTACGCCGCGATCTACGCGCAGATTCTGTGGCCGCTGGCGCGACGTTTCCAGCCGCAGCTCATCCTGGTGTCGGCCGGCTACGATGCGCATTGGGACGATCCGCTGGCCGGCATGACCTTATCCCTGACCGGTTACGCGCACCTGGTCAGCGAACTGCTGGACATGGCCGCTGAACTGTGCGCAGGCAAGATCGTCTTTGCTCTTGAAGGCGGCTACAACCTGGACGTACTTGCACATGGCGTCAACAACACCCTCTGGCTGCTGCAGGATCGCCAGGCGGTCATTCAGGACCTGTTTGGCCCGGCGCCCCGCCCCGAACGCGATATCAGCGCCTTGCTGCGCGGGCCGCGCTGCATGGCCTGGCCGCCGCAGCTTGAACCGTAG
- a CDS encoding ExeM/NucH family extracellular endonuclease has protein sequence MQTRAFAPRGHRTISGSISLLLSVLAASLLILAAAVLASANAHTEAPEANDLRVSQVYGGGGNAGATYTNDFIELFNAGAGSINLSGWSVQYASATGTSWQVTNLSGSLVAGHYYLIQEAQGAGGTTPLPTPDATGTIAMSGSTGKVALVNSTTALTGACPTGASIIDFVGYGPTANCYEGAGPTAVLSNTTAALRNGNGCTDTDNNSADFTAGAPTPRNTASAINTCGPDTTPPTVLSTIPISNATNVLLNSTVQVTFSEAVSNVTSSTFTVVSAGGPVTGTISGSGANRTFTPGALLAPTTLFTATLTTAITDLAGNPMLSNYVWSFTSGAVSVCGAPATLISAIQGSGTASPLVGTTLTIEGVVKGDFQSTTTELSGFFVQEEDSESDGNPATSEGIFVYDNGFGVDVSVGQVVRVTGTVAEYYTLTELNAVGAVSPCPGSPTTTPAAITLPVSSLTDWERNEGMAVQIPSTLYVTEHYDLGQYGQVSLSVSDRLYQPTALVAPGGVGSPRDLLQDLNNRSRIQLDDANLQQNRDPIVYPPPALTAANTLRTGDTVSGLTGVLFYYGSAYMIEPTLPLSITHSNPRSAAPAAVGGNVRVASFNVLNYFNGDGLGGGFPTSRGADTLAEFNRQRAKTIAAIVGLNADVIGLMEMENDGYGATSAIQDLVNGLNAATTPGAYAFINPGVATFGGDEIAVGIIYRPAKATPAGAAVTLSTGAFDQSPAVRRNRQPMVQTFADATYGEKFTVVVNHLKSKGSACNTPVGVFPPDPDTGDGQGNCNITRTMAANELTAWLATDPTASGDQDFLIMGDLNAYTKEDPITAITGAGYTNLVASGLGAHAYSYVFDGQSGYLDHALSTAHLAAAISAVDEWHINADEPRSLDYNQEFKTPGQIISLYAPDAYRSSDHDPVVVGIKSCAWYDTNCSCGGASDITDVIFTANDWGKTSGFAPRNDVAGGAGAFPAPDGMVNIQDVQAVASRFTGATCS, from the coding sequence GTGCAAACCAGAGCCTTCGCACCACGAGGACACCGCACCATCAGTGGGAGCATCTCGCTTCTGCTCAGCGTCCTTGCCGCCAGTCTCCTCATCCTGGCCGCCGCCGTTTTGGCTTCTGCCAACGCCCACACCGAGGCTCCAGAGGCCAACGACCTGCGCGTCAGCCAGGTCTACGGCGGCGGCGGCAACGCCGGCGCCACGTATACGAACGATTTTATCGAGTTGTTCAATGCGGGCGCCGGCTCGATCAATCTGAGCGGTTGGAGCGTTCAGTACGCTTCGGCCACCGGCACATCCTGGCAGGTCACCAACCTGAGCGGGAGCCTGGTCGCAGGGCATTACTACCTGATCCAGGAAGCGCAAGGCGCCGGCGGCACCACGCCCTTGCCAACGCCGGACGCCACCGGCACAATTGCGATGAGTGGCTCTACCGGCAAGGTGGCCCTGGTCAATAGCACGACGGCGCTCACTGGCGCTTGTCCAACCGGTGCCAGCATCATTGACTTTGTTGGTTACGGTCCTACGGCCAACTGCTACGAAGGGGCTGGTCCGACGGCGGTCTTGAGCAATACCACCGCAGCCCTGCGTAATGGCAACGGTTGTACGGATACTGACAACAATAGTGCCGACTTTACTGCAGGCGCGCCCACCCCGCGTAACACGGCTTCAGCGATCAACACCTGCGGGCCGGACACCACACCGCCCACCGTGCTCAGCACGATCCCCATCAGCAACGCCACCAATGTGCTGCTCAACAGCACGGTGCAGGTCACGTTCAGCGAAGCCGTGAGCAACGTCACCAGCAGCACCTTCACCGTGGTCAGCGCCGGCGGCCCGGTCACCGGTACAATCAGCGGCAGCGGCGCCAACCGCACCTTCACGCCGGGCGCGCTGCTGGCGCCAACCACCCTTTTCACCGCCACGCTGACCACCGCCATCACCGACCTGGCCGGCAACCCCATGCTGAGCAACTATGTCTGGAGCTTTACGAGCGGCGCGGTGTCCGTGTGCGGCGCGCCGGCCACGCTGATCAGCGCCATCCAGGGCAGCGGCACGGCCAGCCCGCTCGTGGGGACAACGCTGACGATCGAGGGCGTGGTCAAGGGTGATTTCCAGTCTACGACGACCGAGCTGAGCGGATTCTTCGTGCAAGAGGAAGACAGCGAAAGCGACGGCAATCCGGCCACGTCTGAGGGCATCTTCGTCTACGACAACGGCTTTGGCGTGGATGTCAGCGTCGGTCAAGTGGTGCGCGTGACTGGAACCGTGGCCGAATACTACACGCTGACCGAGTTGAACGCGGTCGGCGCGGTCAGCCCTTGTCCGGGCAGCCCCACAACCACGCCGGCCGCAATCACCCTGCCGGTCAGCAGCCTGACCGACTGGGAGCGCAACGAGGGCATGGCGGTCCAAATTCCATCCACCCTCTACGTCACCGAGCACTACGACCTGGGCCAATACGGCCAGGTATCGCTTTCGGTCAGCGATCGCCTGTATCAGCCGACCGCGCTGGTCGCGCCCGGCGGTGTCGGCAGCCCGCGTGACCTGCTGCAGGACTTGAACAATCGCAGTCGCATCCAGTTGGATGACGCCAACCTGCAGCAAAACCGGGACCCCATCGTCTACCCGCCACCCGCGCTGACGGCCGCGAACACGCTGCGCACCGGCGACACCGTGAGCGGCCTGACCGGCGTGCTGTTTTACTACGGTTCCGCGTACATGATCGAGCCGACACTGCCGCTGAGCATCACGCACAGCAACCCGCGCAGCGCAGCCCCTGCGGCCGTGGGCGGCAACGTGCGCGTCGCCAGCTTCAACGTGTTGAACTACTTCAACGGTGACGGCCTGGGCGGCGGCTTCCCCACCTCGCGCGGGGCCGACACCCTGGCGGAGTTCAACCGCCAGCGCGCCAAGACCATCGCCGCCATCGTGGGCCTGAACGCGGATGTCATCGGCCTGATGGAAATGGAAAACGACGGCTACGGCGCCACCAGCGCCATTCAAGATCTGGTCAACGGGCTGAACGCGGCCACGACGCCCGGCGCCTACGCCTTCATCAACCCCGGCGTCGCCACCTTTGGCGGCGACGAGATCGCGGTTGGGATCATCTACCGTCCGGCAAAGGCCACGCCGGCGGGCGCCGCCGTCACCCTGAGCACCGGCGCGTTCGATCAAAGCCCGGCTGTGCGGCGCAACCGCCAGCCGATGGTGCAGACCTTCGCGGATGCCACCTATGGCGAGAAGTTCACCGTGGTTGTCAATCACCTCAAGTCCAAAGGCTCCGCCTGCAACACACCCGTCGGCGTCTTTCCGCCCGACCCGGACACCGGCGATGGGCAGGGTAACTGCAACATCACCCGCACGATGGCCGCCAACGAATTGACCGCCTGGCTGGCGACCGACCCCACCGCCAGCGGCGATCAGGACTTCCTCATCATGGGCGACCTGAACGCGTACACCAAAGAGGACCCGATCACGGCCATCACCGGCGCCGGTTACACCAACCTGGTGGCGAGCGGCCTGGGCGCCCATGCCTATTCCTACGTGTTCGACGGGCAGAGCGGCTATCTGGACCATGCGCTGTCCACCGCGCACCTGGCCGCCGCGATCTCTGCTGTAGACGAGTGGCACATCAACGCCGACGAGCCGCGTTCGCTCGACTACAACCAGGAATTCAAGACCCCCGGCCAGATCATCAGCCTCTACGCACCAGACGCCTATCGCTCATCGGATCATGACCCGGTGGTCGTGGGCATCAAGTCATGCGCGTGGTACGATACCAACTGCAGTTGCGGCGGCGCCAGCGACATCACCGACGTGATCTTCACGGCCAACGACTGGGGCAAGACCAGCGGCTTTGCTCCGCGCAACGATGTGGCCGGCGGGGCCGGCGCGTTCCCCGCGCCCGATGGCATGGTCAACATCCAGGATGTGCAAGCCGTCGCCAGCCGCTTCACCGGCGCGACCTGCTCATGA
- a CDS encoding RNA polymerase sigma factor, protein MPGRSGQLTQAQALSSSSDLDQRFEALFRDLRQPVLNYLFRLLGDAEQAEDVSQDSFVKIYRALSGLPADANARAWVYRIATNAAYDALRRRRLIRWLPLLRQADEDDGYERREIGLPEAANEMAQLEQHLDVQAALNRLPTDLRTPLLLYSYQGLNTAEIAEIMQISRSAVKMRLQRARQLLGEHYTRESLVREEVQP, encoded by the coding sequence ATGCCAGGTAGATCAGGCCAGCTTACCCAAGCCCAGGCGCTCAGTTCCAGCAGCGACCTCGATCAGCGCTTCGAGGCGTTGTTTCGCGACCTGCGCCAGCCGGTGCTGAACTATCTTTTTCGCCTGCTGGGCGACGCCGAGCAAGCCGAGGATGTCTCCCAGGATTCGTTCGTGAAAATCTATCGTGCGCTGTCCGGTCTGCCGGCCGATGCCAACGCACGCGCCTGGGTCTACCGTATTGCCACCAACGCGGCCTACGACGCCCTGCGGCGCCGGCGCTTGATCCGCTGGCTGCCCCTGCTGCGTCAGGCCGATGAGGATGACGGCTATGAGCGCCGCGAAATCGGGCTACCTGAGGCGGCCAATGAGATGGCGCAGTTGGAACAGCACCTCGACGTTCAGGCCGCGCTGAACCGTCTGCCGACGGACCTGCGGACGCCTCTGCTGCTCTACAGCTACCAGGGGCTGAACACGGCCGAAATCGCCGAGATCATGCAGATTTCACGTTCGGCGGTCAAGATGCGGCTGCAGCGAGCGCGCCAGCTACTTGGGGAGCACTATACCAGGGAAAGCCTGGTCAGAGAGGAGGTCCAGCCGTGA
- a CDS encoding HAMP domain-containing protein — protein sequence MHSLATKLLLTFMAVIVLSLTAVTITANRVTQREFEHLLFRGQMVTPAEIQTLLSSHYQHIGSWDGVQALVIAEGSSAAGGHMGLMGNSRVRVVDSTSGLIVGDSLGETIGQSPALGALRLGLPLQVDGRVVGTLLIEGVMSMPMPGTPDANVVSRVRQGVLVAALFAGLAALLLSLLFVRQITRPLNQLAAASQSVAQGDLGARVPVHGDDELAQVGAAFNRMAESLQTQETLRRNLVSDVAHELRTPLSVIQGQVEALQDGVFPLTLAALTPIETNTHLLTRLVEDLHTLASAEAGQLPLDRQPLALEELAADVVGGLQAQAAAAGIVLRMDVAPALPLIAGDAQRLRQVILNLLSNALRHTPAGGAITVRVRPVAAPTAAVMLSVVDSGPGIAAEDLPHLFERFYRSDHSRSRDSGGSGLGLTIARHLARGHGGELVAESPLSAVGGAAFHLTIPLAS from the coding sequence ATGCATTCACTGGCAACCAAACTCCTGCTGACCTTCATGGCCGTGATCGTCCTCAGCCTGACCGCAGTGACCATCACTGCCAACCGGGTAACGCAGCGCGAGTTCGAACACCTGCTTTTTCGCGGGCAGATGGTCACGCCGGCCGAGATTCAGACCCTCCTCAGCAGCCACTACCAACACATCGGCTCCTGGGACGGTGTACAAGCCCTGGTCATCGCCGAAGGCAGCAGCGCGGCGGGGGGGCACATGGGCCTAATGGGCAACTCACGCGTGCGGGTCGTGGACAGCACCAGCGGCCTCATCGTGGGCGACAGCCTGGGGGAAACGATCGGCCAATCGCCGGCCCTGGGCGCCTTACGCTTGGGGCTGCCGTTGCAGGTGGATGGTCGCGTCGTCGGCACGTTGCTCATCGAGGGGGTCATGTCCATGCCGATGCCGGGCACGCCCGATGCCAACGTGGTGAGTCGGGTCAGGCAAGGCGTGCTCGTCGCAGCCCTGTTCGCGGGGCTGGCGGCGCTCTTGCTCAGCCTGCTCTTCGTGCGCCAAATCACACGGCCGCTCAATCAATTGGCTGCCGCCTCTCAGTCTGTGGCCCAGGGCGACCTCGGCGCCCGCGTGCCCGTGCATGGTGACGATGAACTGGCGCAAGTCGGGGCCGCGTTCAATCGCATGGCCGAAAGCCTGCAAACCCAGGAAACCCTGCGCCGCAACCTGGTGAGCGATGTCGCGCATGAGTTACGCACCCCGTTGAGCGTCATTCAGGGCCAGGTGGAAGCGCTGCAAGATGGCGTCTTTCCCCTCACCCTCGCCGCCCTGACGCCCATCGAGACCAACACGCACCTGCTGACCCGCCTGGTAGAAGACCTGCATACTCTGGCCAGCGCTGAAGCCGGTCAACTGCCGCTCGATCGGCAGCCGCTGGCCCTCGAGGAACTGGCCGCTGACGTCGTTGGCGGTCTGCAAGCGCAGGCTGCCGCCGCAGGCATCGTGCTGCGCATGGATGTCGCGCCGGCGCTGCCGCTCATCGCCGGCGACGCCCAGCGCTTGCGCCAGGTCATTCTTAACTTGCTCAGCAACGCCCTGCGCCACACGCCGGCCGGCGGCGCCATCACCGTGCGCGTGCGTCCCGTGGCTGCGCCGACCGCCGCGGTCATGCTTTCGGTCGTGGACAGCGGCCCTGGCATCGCGGCAGAAGATTTGCCCCACCTGTTCGAACGTTTCTACCGCAGCGACCACTCCCGCAGCCGGGACAGCGGCGGCAGTGGGCTGGGCCTGACCATTGCTCGCCATCTGGCCCGCGGGCATGGCGGCGAGCTGGTGGCCGAAAGCCCGCTGAGCGCCGTCGGCGGCGCCGCTTTTCATCTGACCATTCCGCTGGCGAGTTAG
- a CDS encoding DUF971 domain-containing protein encodes MFQSVEKPRTVTVNRQAGLLVIDWQDSHHSEYPLSGIRAVCPCVSCRGGHAEMAKPIARAQLFAQPNGSSEVQGAEFVGAYAISFTWADGHNTGIYTWSLLRSLCPCAACD; translated from the coding sequence ATGTTTCAATCTGTCGAAAAACCACGCACCGTCACCGTCAACCGCCAGGCAGGTCTGCTGGTGATTGACTGGCAGGACAGTCATCACAGCGAGTATCCCCTCAGCGGCATCCGGGCGGTCTGTCCGTGCGTCTCGTGCCGCGGCGGCCATGCCGAGATGGCTAAGCCAATCGCCCGTGCCCAGTTGTTTGCTCAGCCCAACGGCTCCAGCGAGGTGCAAGGCGCTGAGTTCGTCGGCGCCTACGCCATCAGCTTTACCTGGGCCGACGGCCACAACACCGGCATCTACACCTGGAGTCTGCTGCGCAGTTTGTGCCCCTGTGCAGCGTGTGATTAG